The proteins below are encoded in one region of Malaclemys terrapin pileata isolate rMalTer1 chromosome 8, rMalTer1.hap1, whole genome shotgun sequence:
- the LOC128841862 gene encoding 60S ribosomal protein L23-like, producing MTLTTQYSYLRGGSSGAKFRISLGLPVGAVINCADNTGAKNLYIISVKGIKGRLNRLPAAGVGDMVMATVKKGKPELRKKVHPAVVIRQRKSYRRKDGVFLYFEDNAGVIVNNKGEMKGSAITGPVAKECADLWPRIASNAGSIA from the exons ATGACTTTGACCACTCAG TATAGTTACTTACGTGGTGGTTCGTCCGGTGCGAAATTCCGTATTTCCCTCGGTCTCCCCGTGGGAGCTGTGATTAACTGTGCAGATAACACAGGTGCCAAGAACCTGTACATCATCTCCGTGAAGGGGATTAAGGGGCGCCTGAACAGGCTGCCAGCTGCTGGTGTAGGCGACATGGTCATGGCTACTGTCAAGAAGGGCAAGCCAGAGCTCAGGAAGAAGGTGCACCCGGCAGTGGTAATTCGGCAGCGGAAATCGTACCGGAGAAAAGACGGGGTGTTCCTCTATTTTGAAGACAACGCGGGAGTGATAGTAAATAACAAAGGGGAAATGAAAGGCTCAGCAATCACAGGCCCCGTGGCTAAGGAATGCGCAGATCTGTGGCCCAGGATAGCCTCCAATGCTGGCAGCATCGCATAA